Genomic window (Candidatus Methylomirabilota bacterium):
CGGCTCGTGTCCATGCCCTGCTGGGAGCTGTTCGAGGAGCAGAGCGCCGAGTACCGGGAGAGCGTGCTGCCCAGGTCGGTGACGGCGCGCCTCGCCGTGGAGATGGGCTGCTCGCTGGGCTGGGAGCGGTGGACCGGAACGGACGGCGCCACCGTCACGCTGGACCGCTTCGGCGCCTCGGCGCCCGGCGAGGTCCTCATGAAAGAGCTCGGCTTCACCACGGAGCGCGTCGTCGGCGCGGCCGAGGCGCTGCTCGCGCGGACGGGCCGCACTAGCCGGAGCTGACGGAACCTACGCTACTACACCAAACGGGGGTTGCACTCATGCCAGCCGCAAAGGGAAAGTTCAAGGTCGTCGTCCAGCAGCCGTCGGGCGGGATCACCTATGACACGGCCGACGGCGCCTACGCGATCGAGCGGGAGGCGCTGGACCCGATCGGCGCCGAGATCGTCGAGGTGCCCGCGAAGACGGAGGAGGAGTTCATCGCCGCGGCGAAGGATGCCGACGCCGTGATCGCGCGGAACCGCCGCATCACGGCCGCCATCATCAAGGCCTTGAAGAACTGCAAGGTCATCGGTCTCGGCAGCGTCGGCGCCGACACGGTGGACGTGGACGCGGCCACGGAGGCCGGCATCGTCGTCACCAACGTCCCCGACGTTTTCATCGACGAGGTCGCCGACCATACGATGGCCTTGTTCCTGGCCGCCCATCGCCGCCTGCGCCTCATGCACCAGCTGACGGTGGACGCCAAGTGGACGGAGGGACGGCCGTACTTCAAGGACATCCCGCGCCTCTACGGCCAGACGATCGGCCTCATCGCCTTCGGCAACGTCGCCAAGGCCGTCGCCCGCCGCTGCCACGCCTTCGGCCTGCGGGTCATCGCGTATGACCCGTTCCTGGCTGAGCTCGAGATGACCGCCGTCGGAGTCGAGCCGGTCACGAGCCTCATCGACCTGTGCCAGCGCTCGGACTTCCTGTCCATGCACGCGCCCTTGAACTCGGAGACGCACCACATGATGAGCGAGAAGCAGTTCAAGGCCATGAAGAAGAGCGCCATCTTCATCAACAACGGCCGCGGGCCGACGGTGGACGAGAAGGCGCTGATCGAGGCGCTCAAGCAGAGGGAGATCGCGGGTGCGGCGCTCGACGTCTTCGAGCAGGAGCCCGTGGACCCGATGAACCCGCTGCTCCACATGGACAACGTCATCGTCACGCCTCACATCGCCTCGGCGACAGCGCGCATGGCGCCCGAGACCCGCCGTCGTCTCGGCCGCGAGATCGCCACGGTCCTCCAGGGCAAGTGGCCCCGCTCCGCAGTCAACCCCGGCGTCCTCCCAAGAACGAGCCTAATCCGCTGGCAACCCTATCCAATGGGCCGCGGGCCCAACCGCTAAACGACAAGACCGACGGGGCGGGAGTGACGGAAGAGCCCGAGCTGCCGCCAACCAGCGACGGGCGGGTGGCGTCGGGGGCAGCGGGGGCGCGGCCTGCTTCGTTCCGCCCTTCGCAAGTGCGCGCAGCCCGCAGGGCTGCGAATCACGCCAGCGTAGGGTGACGTAGCTGGCCGCGCCCCCGCTGCCCCCGACGACAGGCCCCGCCCGCCGAGCGCGTTCGAGAGCGCTACGTCGTCGCGAGTTTCGCCCAGACGGAGCGGAGTCGTTCCATCGCAGGGGCGGGAAGTGGGCCTTTGGCGACAGCGGCGGCGGCGAACTCGAGCTGGGCGAGATCCGAAGTCCCGATGAGCGCAGTGGACAGCGCGTCCGTGGTCAGCGCGAAGCGGAAGGCGGCCTCGATCACGCTAGCGGCATATCCCTCGACTACAAGCGGCTCGAACGCCCGGGCGCGCGTCACATCGGTCGCGTAGTCCGGGCCCGAGGCGATCGGGTCCACCGCGGGGATGGCGATCGGATGCCGGACGCTCTGCCCGCTGAGCGCGCCGCCCGCGAGCACGCGGATGCCAATCGTGCCCACGCCCTGCTCGCGCGCCAAGAGCGCGAGCCCGTCGAAGTCCTGCGCCGGGAAACCCGCCGGCACCTCGTGCGCCGCGGTCGGGCTCAGCAGGTTGAAGCACACCTGCGCCGTGTCGATGGTGCCGCTCGCCAACGCGCGGTGGAGCGCCCCGGTCTCGCCGAGCGCCGTCACCCCGAAGAAGCGGATCTTGCCCTGCTCCTGGAGGTGTCGGATCGCGGGCACGACCGCGTCCAGCACGTCGGCGACCCCGAGGCGCCGCTCGCTCCTGACGCGCGCGATCGGGTTGTGGAGGTGGAAGAGGTCGAGGCGGTCTCGCCCGAGCAGCTCGAGGCTCGTCTCGACT
Coding sequences:
- a CDS encoding C-terminal binding protein; translated protein: MPAAKGKFKVVVQQPSGGITYDTADGAYAIEREALDPIGAEIVEVPAKTEEEFIAAAKDADAVIARNRRITAAIIKALKNCKVIGLGSVGADTVDVDAATEAGIVVTNVPDVFIDEVADHTMALFLAAHRRLRLMHQLTVDAKWTEGRPYFKDIPRLYGQTIGLIAFGNVAKAVARRCHAFGLRVIAYDPFLAELEMTAVGVEPVTSLIDLCQRSDFLSMHAPLNSETHHMMSEKQFKAMKKSAIFINNGRGPTVDEKALIEALKQREIAGAALDVFEQEPVDPMNPLLHMDNVIVTPHIASATARMAPETRRRLGREIATVLQGKWPRSAVNPGVLPRTSLIRWQPYPMGRGPNR
- a CDS encoding aldo/keto reductase, which produces MEYRTLGRTGLKVSALAFGCGDVGGLMVRGEPADRERAVARAVELGINYLDTAPSYGSGQSEKNLGAVLRALRPPVIVGSKCRLTHADLADVPGALTRSVETSLELLGRDRLDLFHLHNPIARVRSERRLGVADVLDAVVPAIRHLQEQGKIRFFGVTALGETGALHRALASGTIDTAQVCFNLLSPTAAHEVPAGFPAQDFDGLALLAREQGVGTIGIRVLAGGALSGQSVRHPIAIPAVDPIASGPDYATDVTRARAFEPLVVEGYAASVIEAAFRFALTTDALSTALIGTSDLAQLEFAAAAVAKGPLPAPAMERLRSVWAKLATT